Proteins encoded in a region of the Oceanibaculum nanhaiense genome:
- a CDS encoding TetR/AcrR family transcriptional regulator, with protein sequence MQEDAKPAAPASGRHYHHGNLRAALIEAAEAELTEKGVEAFSLRGVAKRAGVSHAAPTHHFGDARGLLTALAAEGFTRFLESMRAAQRTAAPDPAAQMNAAGQGYLDFAARSPALFRLIFSSDRPDFADPALDKAASASFLHLVEGVRRLRGDTGAASLAGLLQDESLMAEVAGIWSVVHGMADLMNSGRLKYLQGKPPEFRQRILAEVLRRLSAP encoded by the coding sequence ATGCAGGAAGACGCGAAACCCGCCGCACCGGCATCGGGCCGGCACTATCATCACGGCAATCTGCGCGCGGCGCTGATCGAGGCGGCCGAGGCAGAGCTGACGGAAAAGGGCGTGGAAGCTTTCTCGCTGCGGGGTGTGGCCAAGCGCGCCGGCGTGAGCCACGCAGCACCCACCCATCATTTCGGCGATGCGCGCGGCCTGCTGACGGCGCTGGCGGCGGAAGGATTCACGCGCTTCCTGGAAAGCATGCGGGCGGCCCAACGCACCGCCGCGCCGGACCCGGCGGCCCAGATGAACGCCGCCGGCCAGGGCTATCTGGATTTCGCCGCGCGCAGCCCGGCGCTGTTCCGGCTGATCTTCTCGTCCGACCGGCCGGACTTCGCCGATCCTGCGCTGGACAAGGCCGCTTCCGCTTCCTTCCTGCATCTGGTGGAGGGCGTGCGCCGGCTGCGCGGAGACACCGGCGCGGCTTCCCTCGCCGGTCTGCTGCAGGACGAATCACTGATGGCCGAGGTGGCGGGCATCTGGTCGGTTGTGCATGGCATGGCCGATCTGATGAATTCCGGCCGGCTGAAATATCTGCAAGGCAAGCCGCCT
- a CDS encoding ABA4-like family protein produces MSPDALFQLANTAALLGWAGLLATPLAPRLLPRLSALLVPGLLSLAYTGLILAFWSGAEGGFDSLENVMILFTQPEIVLAGWLHYLAFDLFVGAWEVRAGQRAGMPFWLVLPCLPLTFLFGPAGFVAFLILRAAHQIFRPAMAGEAVQ; encoded by the coding sequence ATGTCCCCCGATGCATTGTTCCAACTGGCCAATACGGCTGCCCTGCTGGGCTGGGCCGGGCTTTTGGCCACCCCTCTGGCGCCGCGCCTGTTGCCGCGCCTGTCCGCCCTGCTGGTGCCGGGCCTGCTGTCGCTGGCCTATACCGGCCTGATCCTGGCCTTCTGGTCCGGCGCCGAGGGCGGGTTCGACTCCCTGGAAAATGTGATGATCCTGTTCACCCAGCCGGAAATTGTGCTGGCCGGCTGGCTGCATTACCTGGCCTTCGACCTGTTTGTCGGGGCATGGGAAGTGCGGGCGGGACAGCGCGCCGGCATGCCGTTCTGGCTGGTCCTGCCCTGCCTGCCGCTGACCTTCCTGTTCGGTCCCGCCGGCTTCGTTGCGTTCCTCATCCTGCGGGCCGCCCACCAGATTTTCCGTCCGGCCATGGCGGGGGAGGCGGTGCAATGA